One region of Brachyhypopomus gauderio isolate BG-103 chromosome 9, BGAUD_0.2, whole genome shotgun sequence genomic DNA includes:
- the cebpz gene encoding CCAAT/enhancer-binding protein zeta isoform X1, whose product MAPTGRTRPHEPAEEDELDTGDEATNGPDEDEEFSLDHVLRLGGTKADYVMLAGIVDTNELVNGGKKGAIDDLEDGELEEFIKKLGVRAYADQQVIKGDDDEDEHEEEQVVREPAEKKENKKKVAVERSKAADKQQTEIKKKKEAKKAASAGKKAKQKELNLFEFFPRQTLLVRPGGKWYDLDYSSESNTSPQDQSLVSQYRALAQKLFEAEVELYKTKKNLQKGANTAWMKSVVSTGTLVDRMAAMTVLIQDAPVHAVEHVEGLVALVKKKGSRRQGLMALDTLKELLLSDLLPENRKLQAFAQRPFDELEERASGNRDARDRRLVLWYYENQLKQLMADFVVTLDALSHDTVLAIKTKALTTAHELLCNRPEQERPLLVHVVNKLGDPEYKLASKASYLLETLLHKHPNMKVVVCTEVERLMFRPNISAKAQYYAACFLNQVMLSHEEADLATQLITVYFTFFRLCVRKKDVESKMLGALLTGVNRAYPYTRAGDETVREQLDTLFKVVHMVKFSTAVQALMLLFQVMDTQQVVSDRYYVALYRKLLDPGLSVCSRQSMFLNLLYKSLKADIVLRRIKAFLKRLLQVSCEQSPAFACGALFLVSEVMKSKPGLKLLLLEAGDVEEEKFQDLKGEEEEEDDDEERFVDADKIDEGQPKTPNQPKPTASWVHHENLEGGKKLEMYDPIHRNPLYCGADHSTLWELQKLSLHFHPSVALFAKTIIQGANIEYTGDPLQDFTLVRFLDRFVFRNPKQIKGKQNTEATVMQPKQKQFMNNVRPLPVNCVEYLTKEESQIPVDEVFFYRFFKKREGENRRVRPNADNESVEDVDDDEFDKMLDAFEGDSYFTELKDDDLDFAGNVKSKSMKGQQGEVSDSDLDDEDDLDDEEVSLGSVNEEDFGDKLEEEGGAFMDPEGEDEDNDVEDMEDESDVNSRSRKGKRKSMERLDFSRSGLKPGKKKKGKMYEGAVFASAEEFGDLLDENVGNKFDSTGMNAMANQDKASVKQLKWEVQRDDWIQGRDVKTLRRKKATFKKRKQFGNAGRGKKTTGRRK is encoded by the exons ATGGCGCCCACAGGCAGGACGCGTCCACACGAACCTGCTGAAGAAGACGAGCTGGACACCGGGGACGAGGCAACCAACGGTCCAGACGAGGATGAAGAATTCTCCCTGGACCATGTCTTGCGTTTGGGCGGTACTAAG gcGGACTATGTTATGCTTGCTGGGATTGTGGACACTAATGAGCTAGTGAATGGTGGAAAGAAAGGTGCAATTGATGATTTAGAGGATGGCGAGTTGGAGGAATTCATTAAGAAATTGGGCGTCCGTGCCTATGCAGACCAGCAGGTTATTaaaggtgatgatgatgaagatgagcaTGAAGAAGAGCAGGTGGTCAGAGAGCCTGCTGAGAAAAAGGAGAACAAGAAGAAAGTGGCAGTGGAGCGCAGCAAAGCTGCAGACAAACAACAAACGGAGATCAAGAAAAAGAAGGAGGCTAAGAAAGCAGCTAGTGCTGGGAAGAAAGCCAAACAGAAAGAATTGAACCTTTTTGAGTTTTTTCCCAGACAAACATTGTTGGTCAGACCTGGTGGAAAATGGTACGATCTGGACTACTCCTCAGAAAGTAACACATCACCTCAGGATCAGTCGCTGGTTTCTCAGTACAGGGCTTTAGCTCAGAAGCTGTTTGAGGCTGAAGTCGAACTCTACAAAACCAAGAAGAACCTGCAGAAGGGCGCCAACACGGCCTGGATGAAGAGCGTCGTCTCCACCGGCACTTTGGTCGACAGGATGGCGGCCATGACGGTCCTAATCCAGGACGCCCCGGTGCACGCGGTGGAGCACGTGGAGGGCCTCGTCGCTCTTGTGAAGAAGAAGGGCAGTCGCAGACAGGGCCTGATGGCTCTGGACACGCTTAAGGAGCTTCTACTGTCCGACCTCCTGCCAGAGAACCGCAAGCTCCAAGCCTTCGCCCAGCGTCCTTTCGATGAGCTGGAGGAACGGGCCAGTGGGAACCGGGACGCCCGAGACAGAAGACTCGTCCTGTGGTACTACGAGAACCAGCTGAAGCAGCTGATGGCGGACTTCGTAGTGACCCTTGATGCCTTGTCTCATGACACCGTCCTGGCCATCAAGACCAAAGCTCTCACCACCGCTCACGAGCTGCTGTGTAACCGCCCCGAGCAAGaacgccccctgctggtgcaCGTGGTCAACAAGTTGGGAGACCCAGAGTACAAACTCGCCTCCAAAGCGTCGTACCTGCTGGAGACTCTGCTTCACAAGCACCCCAACATGAAGGTGGTGGTGTGCACCGAGGTGGAGCGTCTGATGTTCCGGCCCAACATCAGCGCCAAGGCGCAGTATTACGCCGCCTGCTTCCTCAACCAGGTGATGCTGAGCCACGAGGAGGCGGACCTGGCCACCCAGCTCATCACCGTCTACTTCACCTTCTTCCGCCTCTGCGTCCGCAAGAAGGACGTGGAGTCCAAGATGCTGGGTGCCCTGCTGACGGGCGTGAACCGGGCGTACCCCTACACCCGAGCGGGCGACGAGACGGTGCGTGAGCAGCTGGACACTCTGTTTAAGGTGGTGCACATGGTGAAgttcagcacagcagtgcaAGCGCTCATGCTGCTCTTTCAAGTCATGGACACCCAGCAGGTCGTGTCGGACCGCTACTACGTAGCTCTTTACAG GAAGCTGCTGGACCCAGGACTCTCCGTGTGCTCAAGACAGAGCATGTTCCTCAACCTCCTCTATAAGTCCCTGAAGGCGGACATTGTCCTGCGGCGGATCAAGGCCTTTCTGAAGCGCCTCCTGCAGGTCAGCTGTGAGCAGAGCCCTGCCTTTGCGTGCGGAGCGCTCTTCCTGGTGTCAGAGGTCATGAAGTCCAAGCCTGGTCTCAAGCTCCTCCTACTGGAAGCGGGG GATGTCGAGGAGGAAAAGTTTCAAGACCTTaaaggggaggaggaagaggaggatgatgatgaagaaAGATTTGTGGATGCTGATAAAATTGATGAGGGTCAGCCCAAGACACCAAACCAACCCAAACCAACTGCATCATGGGTACATCATGAAAACCTGGAAG GTGGTAAGAAATTAGAGATGTATGACCCCATCCACAGAAATCCTCTGTACTGTGGAGCAGACCACAGCACACTGTGGGAGCTACAGAAG ctctctctccatttccatCCCTCCGTGGCTCTGTTTGCTAAGACCATCATACAG GGAGCAAATATCGAATACACAGGAGATCCCCTGCAGGACTTCACACTCGTCAGATTCCTGGACCGCTTTGTGTTCCGAAACCCCAAACAAATCAAGGGAAAAC aaaacacagaggCCACTGTAATGCAACCAAAGCAAAAACAGTTCATGAATAACGTCCGGCCATTACCAG TGAACTGTGTTGAGTACCTGACCAAAGAGGAAAGCCAGATTCCTGTGGATGAGGTGTTCTTCTACAG GTTCTTTAAGAAGCGCGAGGGGGAGAATCGTCGGGTTCGCCCAAACGCCGACAACGAGAGCGTGGAAGACGTTGACGACGATGAGTTTGACAAGATGCTCG atgCTTTTGAAGGTGACAGCTACTTTACAGAGTTGAAGGATGATGACCTGGACTTTGCTGG CAACGTGAAGAGCAAGTCCATGAAAGGCCAGCAAGGTGAGGTCTCCGACTCTGACCTGGACGATGAGGACGACCTGGACGATGAGGAGGTCTCTCTTGGAAGTGTCAATGAGGAAGACTTTGGAGATAAGCTGGAGGAAGAAGGCGGTGCATTCATGGACCCAGAAGGAGAGGATGAGGATAATG ATGTTGAAGACATGGAGGATGAATCAGACGTAAACAGTAGATCCAGAAAGGGCAAGAGGAAATCAATGGAACGTCTGGACTTCTCCAGATCAG GTTTGAAACcaggaaagaaaaagaaaggaaagaTGTACGAAGGAGCCGTGTTTGCATCCGCAGAAGAG TTTGGGGATTTGTTGGATGAGAACGTTGGCAACAAGTTTGACAGCACCGGCATGAATGCGATGGCCAACCAAGACAAAGCCA GTGTGAAGCAGCTCAAGTGGGAGGTGCAGCGTGACGACTGGATCCAGGGGCGGGACGTCAAGACGCTCCGCAGGAAAAAGGCTACGTTCAAAAAACGAAAACAGTTCGGGAATGCCGGACGGGGCAAAAAGACGACTGGCAGGAGGAAATGA
- the LOC143523545 gene encoding protein CEBPZOS-like, whose product MLYSNRNTSEHLQMAPKTMEPLARRIFKGVLVLEVAGVVAAYGLFHKMKSSRDFRGSMNKHFPSVLEVFYKSNEWSGIYGIREADQEAWATKQE is encoded by the exons ATGCTATATAGCAATAGAAATACGTCTGAACACCTGCAGATGGCCCCCAAGACCATGGAACCACTAGCTAGAAGAATCTTCAAAGGAGTTCTCGTCCTAGAGGTGGCTGGTGTGGTTGCAGCCTATGGGCTGTTCCATAAAATGAAGTCCAGTAGAG ATTTCCGAGGCTCAATGAACAAGCACTTTCCATCAGTTCTAGAAG tctTTTACAAGTCCAACGAGTGGTCCGGAATATACGGCATCCGTGAGGCCGACCAGGAGGCCTGGGCCACTAAGCAGGAATAG
- the cebpz gene encoding CCAAT/enhancer-binding protein zeta isoform X2, protein MAPTGRTRPHEPAEEDELDTGDEATNGPDEDEEFSLDHVLRLGGTKADYVMLAGIVDTNELVNGGKKGAIDDLEDGELEEFIKKLGVRAYADQQVIKGDDDEDEHEEEQVVREPAEKKENKKKVAVERSKAADKQQTEIKKKKEAKKAASAGKKAKQKELNLFEFFPRQTLLVRPGGKWYDLDYSSESNTSPQDQSLVSQYRALAQKLFEAEVELYKTKKNLQKGANTAWMKSVVSTGTLVDRMAAMTVLIQDAPVHAVEHVEGLVALVKKKGSRRQGLMALDTLKELLLSDLLPENRKLQAFAQRPFDELEERASGNRDARDRRLVLWYYENQLKQLMADFVVTLDALSHDTVLAIKTKALTTAHELLCNRPEQERPLLVHVVNKLGDPEYKLASKASYLLETLLHKHPNMKVVVCTEVERLMFRPNISAKAQYYAACFLNQVMLSHEEADLATQLITVYFTFFRLCVRKKDVESKMLGALLTGVNRAYPYTRAGDETVREQLDTLFKVVHMVKFSTAVQALMLLFQVMDTQQVVSDRYYVALYRQLLDPGLSVCSRQSMFLNLLYKSLKADIVLRRIKAFLKRLLQVSCEQSPAFACGALFLVSEVMKSKPGLKLLLLEAGDVEEEKFQDLKGEEEEEDDDEERFVDADKIDEGQPKTPNQPKPTASWVHHENLEGGKKLEMYDPIHRNPLYCGADHSTLWELQKLSLHFHPSVALFAKTIIQGANIEYTGDPLQDFTLVRFLDRFVFRNPKQIKGKQNTEATVMQPKQKQFMNNVRPLPVNCVEYLTKEESQIPVDEVFFYRFFKKREGENRRVRPNADNESVEDVDDDEFDKMLDAFEGDSYFTELKDDDLDFAGNVKSKSMKGQQGEVSDSDLDDEDDLDDEEVSLGSVNEEDFGDKLEEEGGAFMDPEGEDEDNDVEDMEDESDVNSRSRKGKRKSMERLDFSRSGLKPGKKKKGKMYEGAVFASAEEFGDLLDENVGNKFDSTGMNAMANQDKASVKQLKWEVQRDDWIQGRDVKTLRRKKATFKKRKQFGNAGRGKKTTGRRK, encoded by the exons ATGGCGCCCACAGGCAGGACGCGTCCACACGAACCTGCTGAAGAAGACGAGCTGGACACCGGGGACGAGGCAACCAACGGTCCAGACGAGGATGAAGAATTCTCCCTGGACCATGTCTTGCGTTTGGGCGGTACTAAG gcGGACTATGTTATGCTTGCTGGGATTGTGGACACTAATGAGCTAGTGAATGGTGGAAAGAAAGGTGCAATTGATGATTTAGAGGATGGCGAGTTGGAGGAATTCATTAAGAAATTGGGCGTCCGTGCCTATGCAGACCAGCAGGTTATTaaaggtgatgatgatgaagatgagcaTGAAGAAGAGCAGGTGGTCAGAGAGCCTGCTGAGAAAAAGGAGAACAAGAAGAAAGTGGCAGTGGAGCGCAGCAAAGCTGCAGACAAACAACAAACGGAGATCAAGAAAAAGAAGGAGGCTAAGAAAGCAGCTAGTGCTGGGAAGAAAGCCAAACAGAAAGAATTGAACCTTTTTGAGTTTTTTCCCAGACAAACATTGTTGGTCAGACCTGGTGGAAAATGGTACGATCTGGACTACTCCTCAGAAAGTAACACATCACCTCAGGATCAGTCGCTGGTTTCTCAGTACAGGGCTTTAGCTCAGAAGCTGTTTGAGGCTGAAGTCGAACTCTACAAAACCAAGAAGAACCTGCAGAAGGGCGCCAACACGGCCTGGATGAAGAGCGTCGTCTCCACCGGCACTTTGGTCGACAGGATGGCGGCCATGACGGTCCTAATCCAGGACGCCCCGGTGCACGCGGTGGAGCACGTGGAGGGCCTCGTCGCTCTTGTGAAGAAGAAGGGCAGTCGCAGACAGGGCCTGATGGCTCTGGACACGCTTAAGGAGCTTCTACTGTCCGACCTCCTGCCAGAGAACCGCAAGCTCCAAGCCTTCGCCCAGCGTCCTTTCGATGAGCTGGAGGAACGGGCCAGTGGGAACCGGGACGCCCGAGACAGAAGACTCGTCCTGTGGTACTACGAGAACCAGCTGAAGCAGCTGATGGCGGACTTCGTAGTGACCCTTGATGCCTTGTCTCATGACACCGTCCTGGCCATCAAGACCAAAGCTCTCACCACCGCTCACGAGCTGCTGTGTAACCGCCCCGAGCAAGaacgccccctgctggtgcaCGTGGTCAACAAGTTGGGAGACCCAGAGTACAAACTCGCCTCCAAAGCGTCGTACCTGCTGGAGACTCTGCTTCACAAGCACCCCAACATGAAGGTGGTGGTGTGCACCGAGGTGGAGCGTCTGATGTTCCGGCCCAACATCAGCGCCAAGGCGCAGTATTACGCCGCCTGCTTCCTCAACCAGGTGATGCTGAGCCACGAGGAGGCGGACCTGGCCACCCAGCTCATCACCGTCTACTTCACCTTCTTCCGCCTCTGCGTCCGCAAGAAGGACGTGGAGTCCAAGATGCTGGGTGCCCTGCTGACGGGCGTGAACCGGGCGTACCCCTACACCCGAGCGGGCGACGAGACGGTGCGTGAGCAGCTGGACACTCTGTTTAAGGTGGTGCACATGGTGAAgttcagcacagcagtgcaAGCGCTCATGCTGCTCTTTCAAGTCATGGACACCCAGCAGGTCGTGTCGGACCGCTACTACGTAGCTCTTTACAGGCAA CTGCTGGACCCAGGACTCTCCGTGTGCTCAAGACAGAGCATGTTCCTCAACCTCCTCTATAAGTCCCTGAAGGCGGACATTGTCCTGCGGCGGATCAAGGCCTTTCTGAAGCGCCTCCTGCAGGTCAGCTGTGAGCAGAGCCCTGCCTTTGCGTGCGGAGCGCTCTTCCTGGTGTCAGAGGTCATGAAGTCCAAGCCTGGTCTCAAGCTCCTCCTACTGGAAGCGGGG GATGTCGAGGAGGAAAAGTTTCAAGACCTTaaaggggaggaggaagaggaggatgatgatgaagaaAGATTTGTGGATGCTGATAAAATTGATGAGGGTCAGCCCAAGACACCAAACCAACCCAAACCAACTGCATCATGGGTACATCATGAAAACCTGGAAG GTGGTAAGAAATTAGAGATGTATGACCCCATCCACAGAAATCCTCTGTACTGTGGAGCAGACCACAGCACACTGTGGGAGCTACAGAAG ctctctctccatttccatCCCTCCGTGGCTCTGTTTGCTAAGACCATCATACAG GGAGCAAATATCGAATACACAGGAGATCCCCTGCAGGACTTCACACTCGTCAGATTCCTGGACCGCTTTGTGTTCCGAAACCCCAAACAAATCAAGGGAAAAC aaaacacagaggCCACTGTAATGCAACCAAAGCAAAAACAGTTCATGAATAACGTCCGGCCATTACCAG TGAACTGTGTTGAGTACCTGACCAAAGAGGAAAGCCAGATTCCTGTGGATGAGGTGTTCTTCTACAG GTTCTTTAAGAAGCGCGAGGGGGAGAATCGTCGGGTTCGCCCAAACGCCGACAACGAGAGCGTGGAAGACGTTGACGACGATGAGTTTGACAAGATGCTCG atgCTTTTGAAGGTGACAGCTACTTTACAGAGTTGAAGGATGATGACCTGGACTTTGCTGG CAACGTGAAGAGCAAGTCCATGAAAGGCCAGCAAGGTGAGGTCTCCGACTCTGACCTGGACGATGAGGACGACCTGGACGATGAGGAGGTCTCTCTTGGAAGTGTCAATGAGGAAGACTTTGGAGATAAGCTGGAGGAAGAAGGCGGTGCATTCATGGACCCAGAAGGAGAGGATGAGGATAATG ATGTTGAAGACATGGAGGATGAATCAGACGTAAACAGTAGATCCAGAAAGGGCAAGAGGAAATCAATGGAACGTCTGGACTTCTCCAGATCAG GTTTGAAACcaggaaagaaaaagaaaggaaagaTGTACGAAGGAGCCGTGTTTGCATCCGCAGAAGAG TTTGGGGATTTGTTGGATGAGAACGTTGGCAACAAGTTTGACAGCACCGGCATGAATGCGATGGCCAACCAAGACAAAGCCA GTGTGAAGCAGCTCAAGTGGGAGGTGCAGCGTGACGACTGGATCCAGGGGCGGGACGTCAAGACGCTCCGCAGGAAAAAGGCTACGTTCAAAAAACGAAAACAGTTCGGGAATGCCGGACGGGGCAAAAAGACGACTGGCAGGAGGAAATGA